The following coding sequences are from one Acipenser ruthenus chromosome 7, fAciRut3.2 maternal haplotype, whole genome shotgun sequence window:
- the adra2a gene encoding alpha-2A adrenergic receptor, with protein MFNVENQPLGKEAFSAMDCPSCNYSWTINDTEPGEKGAPYSIQITVSLIILVGILILLTVFGNVLVVIAVFTSRALKAPQNVFLVSLASADILVATLVMPFSLANELMGFWYFGKVWCEIYLALDVLFCTSSIVHLCAISLDRYWSITQAIEYNLKRTPRRIRCIIFIVWVISAVISFPPLITMEKEQGKQEDPRCKINDEKWYIISSCICSFFAPCIIMILVYIRIYQIAKKRTRVPPSKRNNDEVDRKQNGFVDKDCPEKLNGEEKDPAGDQEMNGEDLEESSSSDHNVSNPCSIKKKSNKTRGKARTKLTQIKPGDNLPKREEEPAVKVSRWKGRQNREKRFTFVLAVVIGVFVVCWFPFFFTYSLTAICLSCNVPETLFKFFFWFGYCNSSLNPVIYTIFNHDFRRSFKKILCRGDRKRVV; from the coding sequence ATGTTCAACGTGGAGAATCAACCACTGGGAAAAGAAGCATTTTCTGCAATGGACTGCCCCAGTTGTAACTATAGTTGGACAATCAATGACACTGAGCCAGGTGAAAAAGGGGCTCCCTACTCCATCCAAATCACTGTATCCCTGATCATTCTAGTGGGGATCCTCATTCTCCTTACAGTGTTTGGCAACGTCCTCGTTGTTATAGCAGtgtttacaagcagggctttgaaAGCCCCACAAAACGTATTTTTGGTCTCTTTAGCCTCTGCAGATATCTTGGTGGCCACCTTGGTCATGCCCTTTTCCCTGGCCAATGAATTAATGGGCTTCTGGTACTTTGGCAAAGTCTGGTGCGAGATCTATCTGGCCTTGGATGTCTTGTTTTGCACATCTTCAATCGTCCACCTGTGCGCCATAAGTCTGGATAGGTACTGGTCCATCACCCAGGCCATTGAGTACAACCTCAAGAGAACTCCACGAAGGATCAGATGCATCATATTTATTGTCTGGGTGATCTCGGCAGTCATATCCTTCCCACCCTTAATTACAATGGAAAAAGAACAGGGGAAGCAAGAAGACCCACGCTGTAAAATCAACGACGAGAAGTGGTACATCATCTCCTCCTGTATATGCTCCTTTTTTGCCCCCTGCATCATCATGATTCTCGTTTACATTAGAATCTACCAGATCGCCAAGAAGAGAACGAGGGTGCCCCCCAGCAAGAGAAACAACGATGAGGTTGACAGAAAGCAGAATGGCTTTGTGGACAAGGACTGCCCCGAGAAACTGAATGGGGAAGAGAAGGACCCAGCTGGAGATCAGGAGATGAATGGAGAAGACTTAGAAGAGTCCTCTTCTTCTGACCACAACGTCAGTAACCCTTGCTCGATCAAGAAAAAGAGCAACAAGACACGGGGGAAGGCAAGGACCAAGCTGACCCAGATCAAACCAGGGGATAACCTCCCCAAAAGGGAGGAAGAGCCAGCTGTGAAGGTGTCGCGGTGGAAAGGAAGGCAGAACAGAGAAAAGAGATTCACTTTCGTGCTTGCAGTGGTGATCGGGGTGTTTGTGGTTTGCTGGTTCCCCTTCTTCTTCACCTATAGCTTGACTGCCATCTGTCTCTCGTGCAACGTCCCCGAGACTCTGTTCAAGTTCTTCTTTTGGTTTGGGTACTGTAATAGCTCCCTCAATCCGGTTATATACACGATATTCAACCATGACTTCAGGAGGTCTTTCAAAAAGATCCTTTGCAGAGGAGACAGAAAGAGGgttgtttaa